The nucleotide sequence CTCTCCAGCCCCGAGCGCCTGATCAGCAAGAGCGAGGTCGTGCGCCTCGCCATCGAAAAAATCGCCAAGGACCTCGGCGAAGGCGAGAGCCTCGAAGACTACCGGGCCATTCTGGAATCCGAAGACATCAGCGACGAGTGATACGGATTCCGCTTAATTCCTGCACAGCCGGGAAAGCGCCGCCTGTGCATCCATATCGCAGAATCCGTATTTTTTCCTACTCGCATCCGCTCTGCTGCGCAGCTTTGCAAGTCGGATTGAATCTGGTAGTTTCAGATTCAATCGGAATCCGTATCAAACGCGGTACTGCGCCAGCTTCGCCTCGTCCAGCCCGTGTTCACGCAGCTCCGGCACGTTCAGCCAGCCGTCCCGGAACTCGATGGGCTTATTCAGCAGGTCGGCGCCGAGCTTGAGCACGAAACTCAGTTCGCACGGCTCGGTCACTTCGGCCTGGGTGGAGAGCAGCGCGGCGTGCAGGGTGCCCAGGCCGGTGCTCGCTTGAGAGCCGACCATGCCGCGTTTGCCCTGTTCTGCGGCGCGGCGCAGCATGTGCAGCCCGTCGGTAAAGCCGTTGCGGGCGGTCTTGACGTTGAGCACGTCGAAGGTGTCGAAATCGAGTTCGCGTTCGAGGTCGGCGGGCGTGAAGCACGAGTCGTCGGCCACGATGGGCAGCACCCCGGCGGCGTGCAGCGCGGCGCGGGCGCGCAGGTCACGGACGGGCAGCGGCTCCTCCACGTAGGTCAGCCCGGCGTCCCGCATCGCCGCGAGCACGTCGGGCGCGAGGTCGGGCGTCAGCGTCTCGTTGCTGTCGGCGTAGAGCTGCACGTCGTCCCCGTAGCGGCGGCGCAGTTCGGCAATCACCTTCAGGTCATGCGCCGCGTCGCGTCCCACCTTCACCTTCAGGCAGCGCACGCCCGCCGACACCACCCGCTCGGCCTCGTCCAGCATCTCGGCGGGCGTGGCGATGCCCAGGATGAAACTGACACGCACCCGCTCCTTTGGCCCCAGAAGGGTGTCGAAGAGGCTCTCTCCGCGTGACGCCGCCCGCGCTTCCCACAGCGCCATGTCGAGCGCCCCCCGCGCCGTGTGGTTGCCCGCCACGCCGTTCCGGACCCGGTTCAGAGCCGCCTCGTCCCCGATGTCCACCCCCAGCAGCGCGGGTTCGAGGTGCCGCAGGATGGCCACCACGCTGCCGGGCGTCTCGCCGTAGATGGTCGGGCGCGGGGTCGCCTCGGCCACGCCCACGCTGCCGTCGGTCAGGGTCACGCGCACCAGCACGTGCTCGGCGGCACTCAGCGCGGAGTGGGCGCCCCAGGCCAGCTTCGAGGTCAGCGGCAGACGGTAGGAAATCGCCTCGATCGTCCGGACCGCCGCGCTCACGCCTTGCCCCCGGCCCAGGCCCGCACCGCCGCGCCCACCTGCTCGGGCGAGAGCTGCACGGTGTCGAGCATCAGCGCCCGCTCGGGGGGCAGGGTCCGCAGCGCGGCTTCGGCGGCGGCGGGGTCGTAGTTGCGCCGCTCGCTCAGCACGATTTTCGTCTTGGCGAGGATGTCCTCCGGGCGGTGGCCTTCCTTTACCAGCGCGGCGAGGTCGTCGAGTTCGGCGGCGGTGAACACCTCGGCGCTGCCCTTCAATCCTTCCAGCGCGGCGCGGAGGTCTTCGGCGCCTTCCGTCCGAATCTGGTCGAAGTGGTCGCCCCGGCCCAGCAAGCGCCGGACCCGCACCGCGTCGGGCGCCCCCAGCGCCACGAAGCGCCAGCGGGGAAAGTGCGCGGCGGCGTAGCGCACCTCGTCCTCGCCGCGCAGGCCGTCGAACACCGGCTGTTCGCCCCAGTGCCCGGTGTCGGCGAGCAGGGACCCCAGCGCCTGTGCCATGCCGCCGGGATGGGTCTGGCGGTAGAGCGCGGTCAGGCGAAAGCGTTCCTCACGGTCGCTGACCGGCCCGCCCGAGAGCGGCAGAATCATCACCGCGTCGGTCACTTCCCGGCGGTCGGGCAGCACCTTCAGCGCGGGGTCCGCCTCCCGCAGCGCCGCCAGCGCGGTGCTTTTGCCCACGCCGGTCACGCCGACCAGCACGGTCAGCGGCAGGTCGCCCAGGGGCCGCTCGGCGGGGCCGGGTAAGAAGGTGGGGGGCGAGTCGGCGGCCCGCAGACCGGGCAGAGGAGAACTGGACATCGGGGCGAGGCTAGCGCCTGCCGGGAAAGTGGGACGGGCGTTGTCTGTGGCAGTGCAGGTGAGGGGGAGGAGGGGGCCGGCCCCTCGTAACCCTGCTCCTTGTGCCTTGCCGCGCCGGGCCGCATACTCGCCCCCATGTTGCGCGGCGTTCTGGACCAACTCGGCGAGATGGGCAACCTCGTGCCCCGGTACACCCAGCCGCGCTGCCTGCTCGACCGGCACGCGGTGGGGGGCTGCGCGGTGTGTGTGGAGGCCTGCCCGCACGAAGCGGTGACGGTGAACGCCGGAGGTTACGCCGTCGAAATCGACCCTGAGCGCTGCACCGGCTGCGGCCTGTGCGTCCAGAGTTGCCCGTCGGGGGCGCTGGAATACGACCTGCTCGCGCCCCTGGAAAGTGTGCAGGGGCAGCGCGGCGGCGCGGCCAGCGAAGCCACCCTGACCTGCTCGCAAAGCGGCGCGGGCGGGCCGCAACTGCCCTGCCTGGGCCGCGTCACCCCCGCCCTGCTCACGGCGGCGGGGGGCTGGGGCATTCCGCTGACCCTGATTCACGGCGAGTGCGGCTCCTGTTCGGTGGGCCGCCCCGACGTGCCGCAGCGCCTCCTGAACGCGCTGCACGAGACCCAGACCCTGCGCCGCGCCACGGGCCGCCCCGCCGAAGTGACCCTGCGCCCGGCGGTGCCGGAGGACGGCGAGCGGGCGCAGAACCTCACGCGGCGCGGGGCCTTCGGTGCCCTGTTCCGCAGCGGGTCGCAGCAACTCGCCCAGCGCCTGCCCGAGCGCCCGCTGCCCTTCGTGGACTGGTCCGAACCTGCAGAGCGCACCCCCGCCGAGTGGCAGTGGCGCAAAAAGGCGCTGGGCACGCCGCTTCCGCAGGACGTGGGCATCGACTGGCCCGCGCCGGTGGTGGACGAGACCTGTATCGACTGCCCGGTGTGCGCCAACGTCTGCCCTACCCAGGCCATCACCCGCGACCTGCAACCCGAAGGCGGCGTGCGGCTGCTGCTCGACCTGTCCGCCTGCACCGGCTGCATGGCCTGTCTGCGCTCCTGCCCGCCCCAGGCGATTCACGAGCAGCGGCAGTGGCTGGCGCCCGCCTTCGAGCTGCCGATTTTGCTGCGGGAAAGCGACTCGGTGATGTAGGGCATACGGCTTTGAAAAAGAGTTTGGGTATTCAAACTATTTTTCCGAGCAGAGCGAGTAGAAGAAAAAACGGGGCTGGGCGAAGCAGACTTGCAAAGCTGCGAAGCAGAGCACATTCGGGCGCTTTCCTCGGATGTGCGGAGTAAAGCCCAGCCCCGTATCATACGGCTCCGAACACTGGATTTGATATGCGACCCGGTGCTCGAAGCCGTATGAATTCGTCTTACTTGGCCGGTTCGCTGGCCGTGACTTCGGGCGCAGTACCCCATTCCGAGAGCATGCCCGAGGCGATTTCGCGGAACACGGGCGCCGCGACCTGCGAGCCGTGGTACTCGCCCTGAGCGCCGTGAATCATCACGGCCACGGTGACGCGGGGGGTATCGCTGGGGAAAAACCCGGCGTAGGTGCTTTTGTACACGCTGCTGGAGTAGCCGTTTTCGGTCGCCACCTGCGCGGTGCCGGTCTTGCCGCTCAGGTCGTAGCCGTCGATGCTGGCGAACTTGCCCTCGACCACCACGTTTTTCAGCATGTCGCGCACGGCACGGGCCGAGCTGGCGCGGACCACCTCGTGGCGTTCGCCTGCCGGAGCGCCCTCGATCAGGCGCGGCGAGACGTACAGGCCGTCGTTGGCGACCGCGTTGTAGGCCGCCGCCACCTGCAGGGTGGTGCCGCTGACCCCCTGCCCGAACGAGTTGGTGGCCCGCTCGAGGTCGTTCCACTTCTCGATGGGTTTGAGGATGCCCTGCGCGGTCACGGCGCCGGTCAGGTTCACCTTTTGCCCGAACCCGTAGGCGACGAGGTAATCGCGCAGCTTCTGGTAGGTAAAGCCCTCGACGATGTGACTCATACCCACGTTCGACGAGTAGCGCAGCACCTGCTGGGTGGTGAGGCTCGGCGGATGGTCCACCGCGTCCCCGATGTTGTGGCCCCAGCGTCCGCCGACGTGGCGGCGCATGGGGGTGTCGTACACCGTGCCCGGCGTGGTGATGCCGTCGTTGAGGGCGGCGGCGATGGTCAGAGCCTTCATGGTCGAGCCGGGTTCGTAGGCGTCGAGAAAGGCGCGGTTTTTGACCCGTTCCTGGGTGTCCGCCTTGCCGCGCCAGTTGCCCGGGTCGAAGGGCGGATAGGTGGCGGCGGCCAGGACGCGCCCGGTGCGGGTTTCGAGCATGACCACCGTGCCGTACTGCGCCTGGTGCGTCTGAACGCCGCGTGCGAGCGCGGTTTCGGCAATCGCCTGCGCCGAGGGGTCGAGCGTGAGCCGCACGTCCTGCCCGGCCTGCAGCGAGTCGTCGAAGGTGCGCTCGATGCCTTCGAGGCCGCCCGAGTCGCCCAGCATCCCCAGCACCTGCCCGGCCAGGGTGCCCTGGGGATAGACGCGCTTGTCGCCCAGCGTGCGGGCCAGCACGGTGCCGTCGCTCGCCAGCACACTGCCGCGCACGGTTTGATGTTTGACGGTGATGGAGTTGGGCGGTCCCCACTCGATTTGCGCGTAGGCCCACACCAGCGTGGCGAACATCATCAGGGCGATGATCTGCATCAGGCGGGAGCGGCTACGAATTTTCAGTTCCATTGGATCTTCACCTTCAGGGGCTCTGCGGGAGCTTGGGGCAGCGGCGGCACCGTCTGGGTGCCCAGGTCGCGGAAGGTCTTGGGGGCCTCGGCGGAAAGCACCATGCCGTTTTGCAGCGCCCATTGCCGCACCCGGGTGTCGGCGAGCAGCGTCTGGACGCGCAGTTCGCGCTGGTCACGTTCCTGGGTCAGCGCCTGTTCCTGCTCACGGGCGGCCAGCAGGTCGGGGCGCACGTGGCGGGTCAGCGAGCGGGCACTCAGCAGCGTCAACGTCAGCAGCAGGTAGGTCAGCAGCAGCCGCACCGCCCGGCGCCGCCACAGCGCTGGGTCGGCGCTCAGCAGGCCCTGGCGCGGCACCTAGCTCGCCTCCGGCGCGGGCACGGCGGCCCGCTCGGCCACCCGCAACTTGGCGCTGCGGGCGCGGGGGTTGTCGGCCTGCTCGCTCTCGGCGGCCACGATGGGCCGCTTGGTGAGCGGGGTCAGCACGTCGCTGCCGAGCAAAAAGCGCTTGACGATGCGGTCTTCGAGCGAGTGGAAGCTGATCACGGCCAGCCGCCCACCGGGGGCCAGCAGGCTCTGCGCCGCCGTCAGCCCGTCGCGCAGGGCGCCGAGTTCGTCGTTGACGTAGATGCGCAGGGCCTGAAAGGTCCGCCGGGCGGGGTGAATCCCCTTGGAAAACCCCGGATACGCCCGCTTGATGATCTCCGCGAGCTGCACCGTGGTCTCGATGGGGGCTTTGTCCCGCGCCTGCACGATGAAACGGGCGATGCGGCGCGAGTGCCTTTCCTCGCCGTACTCGTAGATCAGCGCGGCGAGTTCGGTTTCGTCCAGGTCGTTGACCACGTCAGCGGCCGACTCGCCGCTCTGGCTCATGCGCATGTCGAGCGGGGCTTCCGTGTGGTACGAAAACCCGCGCCCGGCGTCGTCGAGCTGAAAGCTGCTCACGCCGATGTCGAGCAGAATGCCGTCCACCTGCGTGACCCCCGCCGAGGCGAGCAGCCCGGCCATGTCGCGGTAGTTGCCTTGCAGAACGTGCAGTCCGGGCAGTCCGGCTTGCCGGGCACGCTCCAGGGCGTAGGGGTCCTGGTCGATGCCGTACACGGTCGCGCCGCGTTCCAGCAGCAGCCGGGTGTGTCCGGCCCCGCCCAGCGTCCCGTCGACAAACACCTTGCCGGGGGCCGGGGCCAGGGCCTCCACGATTTCGGCGGCCAGCACCGGAACGTGGGAGAGAGAGGCTTCGGAGTCGGGAGTTTCGGGAAAAGGGGACACAGGCCCCTGATTTGCAGTCATCATGATCACGCCACGAAGTTGGCGAGAAGGTCAGGTTGAGGTGGCTCGGCCTGCACGGCCGCGATGGCCGCTTCCCAGCGCTGGGGGTTCCAGAGTTCCAGCCTGCCGGGGGCACCGGCCACGATCACGTCGCTTTCCAGCCCCGCAAAGGTGCGCAGGGTCTGGGGAATGCTGACCCGGCTCTGGTTGTCGAGCCGCGCCTTGCTGGCCCCGGAATAGAAAAACCGCACGAACGCCCGCGACCCGGCGTCCGTGAGGGGAAGGCCCTCAAGCTGTTCCTCGACCCGTTTCCAGCCCGGCAGAGGAAAAGCGTACAGACACCCTTCCATGCCGCGCGTGAGAATCAGGCCGTCCTCCACGAATTCACGGAAGGCCGGTGGCATGACCACGCGGCCCTTGTCGTCAATCGTATAGGGGTATTCACCAAACGGCAACGGGGGTCCTCTCCTCGGCACTTTCAGCACGCGGGCGGCTGGGCCGTCCGACGTCTCTGAAATAAAGTAAAAGTAAAGGCAGCCCAGCCCCGCACCACGGGGGGCACGTTCCTGAACTGACGTGAAAAGTGTAACAGCGTTCACCACGCTTTACCACCGATTCCCACCTTCCCCCCCCAAACTCCCTCGCTCCTGCCCAGGCCTCCCACCCTGGGCCGGGCGTGGCGGGCCCAGGGAGGACACGCTCCCCGCCCTTTTCCCACTACCCTGGGGGCATGACCGCTCGTCTCGCCCTGCAAGCCGGAGCTTTGCTCGCCGCCCTGAGTGTCGCCATCGGCGCCTTTGCCGCGCACGCCCTCAAAACCCGGCTCGACCCCGCCATGCTCGCCAACGTCGAGACGGGCGCCCGCTACCAGATGTACGCCGCGCTCGCGCTGATGCTGCTCGGCGCCCTGCCGTTCTCGACCCGCGCGGGCTGGCCGCTGCTGCTCGGCGCCGTGATTTTCGGCGGCTCGCTGTACCTGATGGCGCTGACCGGCCTGCGCTGGCTGGGGGCCATTACGCCCATCGGCGGCGTGCTCATGATTGCGGGCTTCGTGCTGCTCGCGCTCGACGCGGCCCGCCGGTAAAGGACTGGCCCCCGCCACACGGACGGGGGCAGCGGAGCGGCAAACGCCGCTTACTGGCTGAGCGTGCCGATGATGCTGAACATCGGCAGGAACATCCCAGCCACGATCAGGCCGACGATGCCGCCTAGAAACACGATCATCATGGGTTCGATGGCGGCGGTCAGGCTCTCGACGGCTTCGTCCACCTCGCGGTCGTAGAAGTCGGCGACCTTGTTCAGCATGTTGTCGAGCGACCCGGTTTCTTCCCCGATGGCGACCATGCTGACCACCATCGGCGGAAAGACCTTGCTCGTCGCCAGGCTCGAACTCATCTGGTCGCCGGAAACGACCACGTTCTTG is from Deinococcus wulumuqiensis R12 and encodes:
- a CDS encoding 4Fe-4S binding protein — its product is MLRGVLDQLGEMGNLVPRYTQPRCLLDRHAVGGCAVCVEACPHEAVTVNAGGYAVEIDPERCTGCGLCVQSCPSGALEYDLLAPLESVQGQRGGAASEATLTCSQSGAGGPQLPCLGRVTPALLTAAGGWGIPLTLIHGECGSCSVGRPDVPQRLLNALHETQTLRRATGRPAEVTLRPAVPEDGERAQNLTRRGAFGALFRSGSQQLAQRLPERPLPFVDWSEPAERTPAEWQWRKKALGTPLPQDVGIDWPAPVVDETCIDCPVCANVCPTQAITRDLQPEGGVRLLLDLSACTGCMACLRSCPPQAIHEQRQWLAPAFELPILLRESDSVM
- a CDS encoding ATPase; amino-acid sequence: MSSSPLPGLRAADSPPTFLPGPAERPLGDLPLTVLVGVTGVGKSTALAALREADPALKVLPDRREVTDAVMILPLSGGPVSDREERFRLTALYRQTHPGGMAQALGSLLADTGHWGEQPVFDGLRGEDEVRYAAAHFPRWRFVALGAPDAVRVRRLLGRGDHFDQIRTEGAEDLRAALEGLKGSAEVFTAAELDDLAALVKEGHRPEDILAKTKIVLSERRNYDPAAAEAALRTLPPERALMLDTVQLSPEQVGAAVRAWAGGKA
- the rsmH gene encoding 16S rRNA (cytosine(1402)-N(4))-methyltransferase RsmH yields the protein MTANQGPVSPFPETPDSEASLSHVPVLAAEIVEALAPAPGKVFVDGTLGGAGHTRLLLERGATVYGIDQDPYALERARQAGLPGLHVLQGNYRDMAGLLASAGVTQVDGILLDIGVSSFQLDDAGRGFSYHTEAPLDMRMSQSGESAADVVNDLDETELAALIYEYGEERHSRRIARFIVQARDKAPIETTVQLAEIIKRAYPGFSKGIHPARRTFQALRIYVNDELGALRDGLTAAQSLLAPGGRLAVISFHSLEDRIVKRFLLGSDVLTPLTKRPIVAAESEQADNPRARSAKLRVAERAAVPAPEAS
- a CDS encoding DUF423 domain-containing protein, translating into MTARLALQAGALLAALSVAIGAFAAHALKTRLDPAMLANVETGARYQMYAALALMLLGALPFSTRAGWPLLLGAVIFGGSLYLMALTGLRWLGAITPIGGVLMIAGFVLLALDAARR
- a CDS encoding peptidoglycan D,D-transpeptidase FtsI family protein → MELKIRSRSRLMQIIALMMFATLVWAYAQIEWGPPNSITVKHQTVRGSVLASDGTVLARTLGDKRVYPQGTLAGQVLGMLGDSGGLEGIERTFDDSLQAGQDVRLTLDPSAQAIAETALARGVQTHQAQYGTVVMLETRTGRVLAAATYPPFDPGNWRGKADTQERVKNRAFLDAYEPGSTMKALTIAAALNDGITTPGTVYDTPMRRHVGGRWGHNIGDAVDHPPSLTTQQVLRYSSNVGMSHIVEGFTYQKLRDYLVAYGFGQKVNLTGAVTAQGILKPIEKWNDLERATNSFGQGVSGTTLQVAAAYNAVANDGLYVSPRLIEGAPAGERHEVVRASSARAVRDMLKNVVVEGKFASIDGYDLSGKTGTAQVATENGYSSSVYKSTYAGFFPSDTPRVTVAVMIHGAQGEYHGSQVAAPVFREIASGMLSEWGTAPEVTASEPAK
- a CDS encoding enolase C-terminal domain-like protein, with the translated sequence MSAAVRTIEAISYRLPLTSKLAWGAHSALSAAEHVLVRVTLTDGSVGVAEATPRPTIYGETPGSVVAILRHLEPALLGVDIGDEAALNRVRNGVAGNHTARGALDMALWEARAASRGESLFDTLLGPKERVRVSFILGIATPAEMLDEAERVVSAGVRCLKVKVGRDAAHDLKVIAELRRRYGDDVQLYADSNETLTPDLAPDVLAAMRDAGLTYVEEPLPVRDLRARAALHAAGVLPIVADDSCFTPADLERELDFDTFDVLNVKTARNGFTDGLHMLRRAAEQGKRGMVGSQASTGLGTLHAALLSTQAEVTEPCELSFVLKLGADLLNKPIEFRDGWLNVPELREHGLDEAKLAQYRV
- the mraZ gene encoding division/cell wall cluster transcriptional repressor MraZ; translated protein: MPFGEYPYTIDDKGRVVMPPAFREFVEDGLILTRGMEGCLYAFPLPGWKRVEEQLEGLPLTDAGSRAFVRFFYSGASKARLDNQSRVSIPQTLRTFAGLESDVIVAGAPGRLELWNPQRWEAAIAAVQAEPPQPDLLANFVA